The Blastocatellia bacterium genome includes a window with the following:
- a CDS encoding YCF48-related protein, whose amino-acid sequence MATWPGRAFIPFAAGLLFLAIVALGFAQQGWSRLTTIQQDGQPAIINAVTYDGDDIWVVGAKGLIGRSSDEGRTFNAIPSVVDMSLNDVAVRGEHIAIVGDQGTILQSTDGGRSFVRSNYSLRFRDGQDEVGLVDLYSVQLIDKDKGYIVGDHGLILTTGNGGASWREQHSGTEAQLFHLSFRDERGWVVGTGGSILHTNDGGRNWYPQRSGVQEDLNRVYFLDDQTGLITGDKGVLLRTENGGATWERASLKVSEQLFGISFIDKKTGWVVGHQGRIIRTYNGGRDWIEQDSRTTADLFSVSFYKNRGYAIGRDGLVMRYYEKR is encoded by the coding sequence ATGGCCACGTGGCCGGGCAGGGCATTTATTCCTTTTGCCGCCGGCCTCTTGTTTCTTGCCATTGTGGCGCTGGGTTTCGCGCAGCAGGGATGGTCACGGCTGACCACCATCCAGCAGGACGGGCAGCCGGCGATCATCAACGCGGTGACTTATGACGGCGACGACATCTGGGTGGTCGGCGCCAAAGGCTTGATTGGGCGCTCATCGGATGAAGGGCGCACCTTTAATGCAATCCCGTCCGTGGTGGACATGAGCTTGAATGATGTCGCGGTGCGCGGCGAGCACATTGCCATCGTCGGCGATCAAGGGACGATCCTGCAAAGCACCGATGGCGGACGCAGCTTCGTGCGCAGCAATTATTCGCTGCGCTTTCGCGATGGGCAGGACGAAGTCGGCCTGGTTGATCTCTACTCCGTGCAGCTTATCGATAAAGACAAAGGCTACATCGTCGGCGATCACGGCCTGATTCTGACGACCGGCAATGGTGGCGCGAGCTGGCGCGAGCAGCACAGCGGCACAGAGGCGCAGTTGTTTCATTTGAGCTTTCGTGACGAACGCGGCTGGGTGGTCGGCACTGGCGGCTCGATCTTGCATACGAACGATGGCGGGCGCAACTGGTATCCGCAGCGTTCGGGAGTGCAGGAAGATTTGAACCGCGTCTATTTTCTCGACGATCAAACGGGGCTCATAACCGGCGACAAAGGCGTGCTGCTGCGCACGGAAAACGGCGGCGCGACCTGGGAACGCGCGAGCCTGAAAGTTTCAGAGCAGCTCTTTGGCATTAGCTTCATAGACAAGAAGACCGGCTGGGTGGTCGGCCACCAGGGCCGCATCATTCGCACGTATAACGGCGGGCGCGACTGGATCGAGCAGGACAGCCGAACGACGGCGGATCTTTTTTCGGTATCGTTTTATAAGAATCGCGGCTACGCCATTGGCCGCGACGGGCTGGTGATGCGCTATTATGAGAAGCGCTGA
- a CDS encoding MBL fold metallo-hydrolase — protein MKVHRIIVPTPFYVGPVNVYLIEEEPLTLIDAGPRDEASLAALRAGLRELGYNFSDIRRIIISHAHADHYGLAQRVQEESKATVMIHEWDAPAVSHTTDYQAYRELLATAGVPRELIARMEAGYEKFKGYAYPLSEVETLKDGDEILFAKESLTVAHTPGHTPGSICLVRTSNRLVFSSDTVLKNITPNPVLSPDPIDEKRRFQSLGEYLVSLARLRSLAPTVLKGGHGDDVSDYNEHFHRLYRFTELRQTKVMGLVPEGGTTAWEASLRLFPDAAGYHRFLALSETVAHLDYAVAENRLAMARKDGLDVYSPL, from the coding sequence ATGAAAGTTCATCGCATCATCGTTCCCACCCCTTTTTACGTCGGGCCGGTCAATGTCTATTTGATCGAGGAAGAGCCGCTAACCTTGATCGATGCCGGGCCGCGCGATGAGGCATCGCTGGCGGCCTTGCGCGCAGGGCTGCGCGAGCTTGGCTACAATTTCTCTGACATCCGCCGGATCATCATCTCGCATGCGCACGCAGACCATTATGGGCTGGCGCAACGCGTCCAGGAAGAATCAAAGGCGACCGTGATGATTCACGAGTGGGACGCGCCGGCTGTATCGCACACGACGGATTATCAAGCCTATCGTGAGTTGCTGGCGACGGCAGGGGTGCCGCGCGAATTGATTGCGCGGATGGAAGCGGGATATGAAAAATTCAAAGGCTATGCCTACCCGCTCAGCGAAGTCGAAACCCTGAAAGACGGGGATGAGATTCTGTTTGCCAAAGAGAGCCTGACGGTGGCGCATACGCCGGGGCACACGCCGGGCTCGATCTGTCTGGTGCGCACCAGCAACCGACTGGTTTTTTCTTCGGACACGGTGCTCAAGAATATCACGCCTAACCCTGTGCTCAGTCCCGACCCGATAGATGAGAAGCGGCGCTTTCAATCGCTCGGCGAGTATCTGGTATCACTGGCCCGGCTGCGGTCGCTGGCGCCGACGGTGCTGAAGGGTGGGCACGGCGACGATGTCAGCGATTATAACGAGCACTTTCATCGCCTCTATCGCTTCACTGAGTTGCGACAAACCAAGGTTATGGGATTGGTGCCCGAGGGCGGAACGACCGCCTGGGAAGCTTCTTTACGCTTGTTCCCCGATGCCGCCGGCTATCATCGCTTCCTCGCCCTGTCAGAGACGGTCGCGCACCTCGATTATGCTGTTGCCGAGAACCGCCTGGCGATGGCGCGCAAGGATGGATTAGACGTCTACAGTCCATTGTGA
- a CDS encoding benzoate-CoA ligase family protein, whose product MSDSDSFNLCDYFLSPARLADLAQATAIEYRGQSISYSELGRLVNAWAARLVESGVSPGDRVALLLYDSPLFIAAFLAGARIGAISVPINTALPADDIQFIMADSGARLVVCEEELAPKLAGAERFARRASNIMTVDARRWTKNETPEVESLSEAAHSTSVSPAFMLYTSGSTGRPKGALHRHGAPRDTAQTYGENVLRLTSDDRVYSSSRLFFAYGLGNSLTFPLAAGATVILDCERPTPGQIAHLLIETAPTVFFGVPAIYRALLDHHATHPLDPSSLRMCVSAGEALPARVFEEWRDTFGLEILDGIGSTEMLHIFISNHPTEARAGSSGRVVEGYTARLLDDAGGEVAADTPGNLWVKGASAFAGYWNRDDLTAATILDGWVKTGDVYRQDEEDFYYHIGRSDDCFKVSGLWVSPIEVESVLVAHPDVIEAAVVSATGSDGLATTRAYVVIRPVDDAERLIADLKTFAAARLPRYKSPSQVELVESLPRTATGKVQRFKLRQLGVKTTTEE is encoded by the coding sequence ATGAGCGACAGCGATTCTTTTAACCTCTGCGACTATTTTCTCAGCCCTGCCCGACTAGCCGATCTTGCTCAGGCGACGGCCATCGAATACCGCGGCCAATCCATTTCATACTCAGAGCTAGGCCGTTTGGTTAACGCCTGGGCGGCGCGGCTGGTCGAAAGCGGCGTCAGCCCCGGCGACCGTGTAGCCTTACTGCTTTACGATTCGCCGCTCTTCATTGCGGCCTTTCTCGCCGGTGCAAGGATCGGCGCGATAAGCGTCCCCATAAACACCGCGCTGCCGGCTGATGACATCCAATTCATCATGGCCGATAGCGGCGCCCGCCTGGTCGTCTGTGAAGAGGAGCTAGCGCCTAAGCTTGCAGGCGCTGAGAGATTCGCCCGCCGAGCGTCGAACATAATGACCGTGGATGCGCGCCGCTGGACAAAGAACGAAACGCCGGAAGTCGAATCCTTGAGCGAGGCCGCGCACTCCACGAGTGTGTCACCGGCGTTTATGCTCTACACATCAGGCAGCACCGGCAGGCCGAAAGGCGCATTGCACAGGCACGGCGCGCCACGCGACACGGCGCAGACCTATGGCGAAAATGTCTTGCGGCTGACGAGCGATGACCGCGTCTATTCATCGTCACGGCTGTTTTTTGCCTATGGACTTGGGAATAGTTTGACTTTCCCGCTGGCCGCGGGCGCTACGGTGATTCTTGATTGCGAGCGCCCGACACCGGGACAGATCGCACACCTGCTGATCGAAACGGCGCCGACGGTCTTCTTTGGCGTCCCGGCGATCTATCGCGCCCTGCTCGATCATCACGCGACGCATCCGCTTGATCCGTCATCGTTGCGCATGTGCGTGTCGGCAGGCGAAGCCTTGCCGGCGCGCGTCTTTGAAGAATGGCGCGACACCTTTGGCCTGGAAATCCTCGACGGCATCGGCTCGACAGAGATGTTGCATATCTTTATCTCCAATCATCCGACCGAAGCGCGAGCCGGGTCGAGCGGGCGCGTCGTTGAAGGCTACACGGCCCGGCTGCTCGACGATGCGGGCGGCGAAGTTGCCGCCGATACGCCCGGCAACCTGTGGGTCAAAGGCGCAAGCGCTTTTGCAGGCTACTGGAACCGCGACGACCTGACGGCGGCGACAATTCTGGACGGGTGGGTAAAAACCGGAGATGTCTACAGGCAGGATGAAGAAGATTTCTATTATCACATTGGGCGCTCGGACGATTGCTTCAAAGTGAGCGGCCTCTGGGTATCGCCCATCGAAGTCGAAAGCGTGCTGGTTGCCCATCCCGATGTGATCGAAGCCGCGGTGGTATCGGCGACCGGCAGTGATGGACTGGCAACCACTCGCGCCTACGTGGTCATCCGACCAGTTGACGATGCCGAACGACTCATTGCTGATCTGAAAACCTTTGCCGCGGCGCGCCTGCCGCGTTACAAGTCGCCGTCACAGGTTGAGCTTGTCGAATCGCTGCCGCGCACGGCGACAGGAAAGGTGCAAAGATTCAAGCTTCGTCAGCTCGGCGTCAAAACGACCACGGAGGAATGA